The Corylus avellana chromosome ca8, CavTom2PMs-1.0 genome has a segment encoding these proteins:
- the LOC132190607 gene encoding chlorophyll a-b binding protein 7, chloroplastic, which produces MALLLSYSINPSSSSSSSCFFGCPNVVKDLVPKPRTHLTAKSRSLCRASWQELAGVLIFSAIPFTAVKAIANSPLGESLQRRMEQTKKFAVENSSKFKALAEKARKESVWYGEERPRWLGPLPYDYPAYLNGELPGDYGFDVAGLSKDPAAFQKYFNFEILHARWAMLASLGALVPEVLDILGAFHFVEPVWWRVGYSKLKGDTLDYLGIPGLHLAGSQGVIVIAICQVLLMVGPEYARFCGIEALEPLGIYLPGDINYPGGALFDPLNLSKDPVAFEELKVKEIKNGRLAMVAWLGFYTQAALTGKGPVENLLEHISDPFHNNLLTLLKSM; this is translated from the exons ATGGCTCTGCTTCTGTCGTATTCGATAAatccatcatcttcttcttcgtcttcatGTTTCTTTGGGTGCCCGAATGTCGTAAAGGACTTGGTCCCAAAACCTCGAACCCACCTCACTGCCAAGTCTCGTTCACTCTGCAGGGCTTCATGGCAAGAG CTTGCGGGAGTTTTAATATTCTCCGCGATTCCTTTCACTGCTGTGAAAGCCATTGCTAATAGCCCACTCGGAGAGTCGCTTCAAAGGAGAATGGAGCAGACCAAGAAGTTCGCGGTTGAAAATTCATCCAAGTTCAAGGCCTTGGCAGAGAAGGCAAGAAAAGAGAG TGTATGGTATGGAGAAGAGCGCCCACGCTGGCTTGGTCCACTTCCATATGACTATCCTGCATATTTAAATGGTGAACTACCTGGAGATTACGGCTTTGATGTTGCAGGTCTGAGCAAGGATCCTGCAGCTTTCCAGAAGTACTTTAA CTTTGAGATACTGCATGCTCGCTGGGCTATGCTTGCATCGCTAGGTGCTCTGGTTCCCGAAGTATTAGACATATTAGGAGCCTTTCACTTTGTTGAGCCTGTCTGGTGGCGAGTTGGCTATTCAAAGCTTAAG GGAGATACTCTCGACTATCTTGGCATCCCAGGACTCCACTTAGCTGGAAGCCAAGGAGTGATCGTCATTGCCATTTGCCAAGTACTCCTGATG GTTGGACCCGAATATGCAAGATTTTGTGGGATCGAGGCATTGGAGCCTCTTGGAATTTACCTGCCAGGTGATATCAATTATCCAGGAGGAGCACTATTTGATCCCTTGAACCTCTCCAAAGACCCTGTAGCTTTTGAGGAGCTGAAggtgaaagaaataaaaaatgggcGGTTGGCGATGGTTGCATGGTTAGGCTTTTACACGCAAGCAGCTTTGACTGGCAAGGGTCCTGTAGAGAACCTTCTTGAGCACATCTCAGATCCTTTCCATAATAACCTGCTTACCCTTCTCAAATCCATgtaa
- the LOC132189362 gene encoding DExH-box ATP-dependent RNA helicase DExH12 has translation MAHLGGGAEAHARHKQYEYRANSSLVLTTDSRPRDTHEPTGEPESLWGKIDPKSFGDRAFRGKPPELDEKLQKAKRKKKERDPLAEPQPGRQSKRRRLQEESVLTSSEEGVYQPKTKETRAAYEAMLSVIQQQLGGQPLSIVSGAADEILAVLKNETIKNPDKKKEIEKLLNPIPNPVFDQLVSIGRLITDYQDGGDAAGPAAANGDDALDDDVGVAVEFEENEEDDEESDLDMVQEDEEEDDDVVEANGAGAMQMGGGIDDDDDMREANESMSINALSIGAYWLQGKISEAFEKQIDPQQCQKLAEEVLKILAEGDDREVESKLLVLLQFDKFNLIKFLLRNRLKIVWCTRLARAEDDEQKKKIEEEMLGLGPELEAIVDQLHATRASAKERQKNLEKSIREEARRLKDESGGDGDRGRRGLVDRDADSGWGQRQLIDLDSIAFEQGGRLVAAKKIELPDGSYRHSSKGYEEIHVPALKPKPLDSNEKLIKISDMPDWAQPAFKGMKELNRVQSRVYETALFKADNILLCAPTGAGKTNVAVLTILQQIALNRNSDGSFNHSNYKIVYVAPMKALVAEVVGNLSNRLQYYDVKVRELSGDQSLTRQQIEETQIIVTTPEKWDIITRKSGDRTYTQLVKLLIIDEIHLLHDNRGPVLESIVARTVRQIETTKEHIRLVGLSATLPNYEDVALFLRVNMGKGLFHFDNSYRPVPLSQQYIGITVKKPLQRFQLMNDVCYEKVLGVAGKHQILIFVHSRKETAKTARAIRDTALANDTLGRFLKEDSASREILHTHTDLVKSNELKDLLPYGFAIHHAGLTRADRQLVEELFGDGHVQVLVSTATLAWGVNLPAHTVIIKGTQIYNPEKGAWTELSPLDVMQMLGRAGRPQYDSYGEGIIITGHSELQYYLSLMNQQLPIESQFVSKLADQLNAEIVLGTVQNAREASNWIGYTYLYVRMLRNPTLYGLAPDVLTRDITLEERRADLIHSAATILDKNNLVKYDRKSGYFQVTDLGRIASYYYITHGTISTYNEHLKPTMGDIELCRLFSLSEEFKYVTVRQDEKMELAKLLDRVPIPIKESLEEPSAKINVLLQAYISQLKLEGLSLTSDMVFITQSAGRLLRALFEIVLKRGWAQLAEKALNLCKMVNRRMWSVQTPLRQFNGISNDILMKLEKKDLAWERYYDLSSQEIGELIRGPKVGRMLHKFIHQFPKLNLAAHVQPITRTVLRVELTITPDFQWEDKVHGYVEPFWVIVEDNDGEYILHHEYFMLKKQYIDEDHTLNFTVPIYEPLPPQYFIRVVSDRWLGSQTVLPVSFRHLILPEKYPPPTELLDLQPLPVTALRNPSYEALYKDFKHFNPVQTQVFTVLYNTDDNVLVAAPTGSGKTICAEFAILRNHQKGPQSVMRVVYIAPLEALAKERYRDWEKKFGKGGLKMRVVELTGETATDLKLLEKGQIIISTPEKWDALSRRWKQRKHVQQVSLFIVDELHLIGGRGGPILEVIVSRMRYIASQVEDKIRIVALSTSLANAKDLGEWIGATSHGLFNFPPGVRPVPLEIHIQGVDIANFEARMQAMTKPTYTSIVQHTKNEKPALVFVPTRKHVRLTAVDLMTYSDVDGGAKKPFLLQTPEEIEPFIEKINEEMLKATLRHGVGYLHEGLTNLDQEVVSQLFEAGWIQVCVMSSSMCWGLSLSAHLVVVMGTQYYDGRENSHTDYPVTDLLQMMGHASRPLLDNSGKCVILCHAPRKEYYKKFLYEAFPVESHLHHFLHDNLNAEVVAGIIENKQNAVDYLTWTFMYRRLTQNPNYYNLQGVSHRHLSDHLSELVENTLSDLEASKCVSVEDDMDLSPSNLGLIASYYYISYTTIERFSSSLTSKTKMKGLLEILASASEYAQLPIRPGEEEAVRRLINHQRFSFENPKCTDPHVKANALLQAHFARQTVGGNLSSDQREVLLSATRLLQAMVDVISSNGWLSLALLAMEVCQMVTQGMWERDSMLLQLPHFTKELAKRCQENPGKNIETVFDLVEMEDDERRELLQMSDEQLLDIARFCNRFPNIDMTYEVVDNDRVRAGRDMMLQVTLERDLEGRTEVGHVDAPRYPKAKEEGWWLVVGDTKTNQLLAIKRVSLQRKSKVKLEFTPAEVGKKTYTLYFMCDSYLGCDQEYTFTIDVKAAGPGEDSGED, from the exons ATGGCGCATCTGGGCGGTGGTGCGGAAGCGCACGCCAGACACAAGCAGTACGAGTATAGAGCCAACTCGAGTCTGGTCCTGACCACTGACTCTCGCCCACGGGACACCCACGAGCCAACCGGCGAGCCTGAGTCCCTTTGGGGCAAGATCGACCCCAAGAGCTTCGGCGATAGGGCCTTCCGTGGGAAACCCCCTGAACTGGACGAGAAGCTTCAGAAAgccaagaggaagaagaaggaacgTGACCCGCTTGCCGAACCCCAACCTGGCCGCCAGAGCAAGCGGCGCCGCCTTCAAGAAGAGAGCGTCTTGACTTCATCCGAGGAAGGTGTATACCAGCCGAAGACGAAGGAGACGAGGGCTGCGTATGAGGCTATGCTGAGTGTCATTCAACAACAGTTGGGTGGCCAGCCCCTCAGTATCGTCAGTGGTGCCGCTGATGAGATCTTGGCCGTCCTTAAGAATGAGACAATTAAGAACCCCGACAAGAAGAAGGAGATTGAGAAGCTACTAAATCCGATCCCCAACCCTGTTTTTGATCAGTTGGTTTCGATTGGGAGGCTTATCACGGACTATCAAGATGGGGGTGATGCAGCTGGACCTGCTGCTGCCAATGGTGATGATGCTCTTGACGACGATGTGGGTGTGGCAGTCGAGTTTGAGGAGAATGAGGAGGACGATGAGGAGAGTGATCTTGATATGGTCCAGGAGGATGAAGAGGAGGATGATGATGTGGTGGAAGCCAATGGTGCTGGGGCTATGCAAATGGGGGGTGGGATTGACGACGATGATGATATGCGGGAAGCAAATGAGAGTATGAGCATTAATGCTCTGAGCATTGGTGCTTATTGGCTTCAGGGGAAGATCTCTGAAGCATTTGAAAAGCAGATTGATCCGCAACAGTGCCAGAAGCTTGCAGAAGAGGTCCTTAAGATACTTGCTGAAGGTGATGACAGGGAAGTCGAGTCGAAGCTGTTGGTGCTTCTCCAATTTGATAAGTTTAACCTTATTAAGTTTCTGTTGAGGAATCGACTGAAGATTGTGTGGTGTACCCGATTAGCAAGGGCCGAAGACGAtgaacagaagaagaagatcgaggAGGAGATGCTGGGTTTGGGTCCCGAATTGGAGGCAATTGTTGATCAGTTGCATGCCACTAGGGCTAGTGCAAAAGAAAGGCAGAAGAACTTGGAGAAGAGTATTCGAGAAGAGGCTCGCCGATTGAAGGATGAGAGCGGTGGAGATGGGGACAGAGGTAGGAGAGGGCTTGTTGATAGGGATGCAGACAGCGGTTGGGGCCAGCGCCAGTTGATTGATCTTGACAGTATTGCTTTTGAACAAGGTGGTCGTTTGGTGGCAGCAAAAAAGATTGAGCTTCCTGATGGGTCTTATAGGCATTCTAGCAAGGGATATGAAGAAATTCATGTGCCCGCATTGAAGCCAAAGCCACTTGATTCAAATGAGAAACTTATAAAAATATCTGACATGCCAGACTGGGCACAACCCGCTTTCAAAGGAATGAAGGAGTTGAACAGGGTACAGAGTAGAGTCTATGAGACTGCCCTTTTTAAAGCTGACAACATCCTCTTATGTGCTCCCACTGGTGCAGGGAAAACTAATGTTGCAGTGCTCACCATACTTCAGCAAATAGCATTGAACAGGAATTCAGATGGTTCATTCAACCACAGTAATTATAAGATTGTATATGTTGCACCTATGAAAGCTCTTGTCGCTGAAGTCGTCGGCAATTTGTCCAATCGATTGCAGTATTATGATGTCAAGGTCAGGGAGCTTAGTGGAGACCAGTCACTTACTCGCCAAcaaattgaagaaactcaaattATTGTCACAACTCCTGAGAAGTGGGATATCATTACCAGGAAGTCAGGTGATCGTACTTATACACAGCTTGTGAAGCTTCTTATCATTGATGAGattcatcttcttcatgatAACAGAGGACCTGTGCTTGAAAGTATTGTCGCCAGAACTGTTAGGCAGATTGAAACTACAAAAGAGCATATTCGGTTGGTTGGGTTGTCTGCTACACTCCCTAACTATGAAGACGTGGCTTTGTTCTTACGGGTTAATATGGGAAAAGGATTATTCCACTTTGACAATAGTTACAGACCTGTACCTCTCTCCCAACAGTATATTGGAATCACAGTAAAGAAGCCGCTGCAGAGGTTCCAGTTGATGAATGATGTCTGTTACGAAAAGGTTCTGGGTGTAGCAGGAAAACATCAAATCCTTATTTTTGTCCACTCGAGGAAAGAAACAGCCAAAACAGCTCGTGCCATAAGAGATACTGCTCTTGCTAATGATACTCTTGGTAGATTTTTAAAAGAGGATAGTGCAAGCCGTGAGATTCTCCATACTCATACAGATCTGGTCAAGAGCAATGAACTTAAAGACCTTCTGCCATATGGTTTTGCTATTCATCATGCTGGGTTGACAAGGGCTGATCGCCAGCTTGTTGAGGAGCTATTTGGTGATGGGCATGTGCAAGTTTTGGTTTCTACTGCAACTCTTGCTTGGGGTGTGAATTTGCCTGCTCACACTGTTATCATCAAAGGGACCCAAATTTACAATCCAGAAAAGGGTGCATGGACCGAACTAAGTCCTCTGGATGTTATGCAGATGCTGGGTCGTGCTGGAAGGCCCCAGTATGATTCATATGGGGAGGGCATAATCATTACTGGTCATAGTGAACTACAATATTATCTTTCTCTAATGAATCAGCAGCTTCCTATTGAAAGTCAGTTTGTGTCCAAATTGGCTGACCAATTGAATGCAGAAATTGTTCTTGGAACTGTTCAGAATGCTAGAGAAGCCTCCAATTGGATTGGGTACACTTACTTGTATGTCCGCATGTTGCGCAATCCTACACTTTATGGTTTAGCACCTGATGTTCTCACGAGAGATATAACATTGGAGGAGAGGAGGGCTGATTTG ATCCATTCTGCTGCAACCATATTggacaaaaataatttggttAAGTACGATAGAAAAAGTGGATATTTCCAGGTCACAGACTTGGGTCGCATTGCTAGTTACTATTATATAACTCATGGGACGATCTCAACGTATAATGAGCATTTGAAGCCCACTATGGGAGATATTGAGCTTTGTCGGTTGTTTTCACTCAGTGAAGAATTCAAGTATGTTACAGTGCGGCAGGATGAGAAGATGGAGCTAGCAAAGCTTTTGGATCGTGTTCCGATTCCCATCAAGGAAAGCTTGGAAGAGCCTAGTGCCAAGATTAATGTTTTGCTGCAAGCATATATTTCACAGTTGAAGCTTGAAGGCCTTTCATTAACATCTGACATGGTGTTCATAACTCAG AGTGCAGGACGTCTTTTGCGAGCTCTTTTTGAGATAGTTTTGAAACGTGGATGGGCACAATTGGCTGAGAAGGCTTTGAACTTATGCAAAATGGTTAACAGGAGGATGTGGAGTGTCCAAACACCCCTTCGCCAATTCAATGGAATCTCAAATGATATTTTGATGAAGTTAGAGAAGAAGGATTTGGCCTGGGAAAGGTATTATGACCTTTCGTCTCAGGAAATAGGGGAGCTTATTCGCGGCCCAAAGGTGGGAAGGATGCTTCATAAATTCATCCACCAATTCCCCAAACTTAACCTTGCAGCACATGTTCAGCCAATTACTCGCACTGTTTTGAGGGTTGAGCTGACAATAACACCAGACTTTCAGTGGGAGGATAAAGTTCATGGATATGTGGAGCCATTTTGGGTGATTGTGGAGGATAATGATGGTGAATACATTCTTCATCATGAATATTTCATGCTGAAGAAGCAGTATATTGACGAGGATCACACTTTGAATTTCACAGTGCCAATTTATGAACCATTGCCACCACAGTACTTCATCCGTGTTGTGTCAGATAGATGGCTTGGGTCACAAACTGTTTTACCTGTTTCTTTCAGGCATCTCATCCTGCCAGAAAAATATCCTCCGCCGACGGAGCTATTGGACTTGCAACCACTGCCTGTGACTGCCTTAAGGAATCCATCATACGAAGCTCTTTATAAGGATTTTAAGCATTTTAATCCTGTTCAGACACAGGTATTCACCGTTTTGTATAACACAGATGACAATGTTTTAGTTGCTGCACCAACAGGGAGTGGGAAGACCATATGTGCAGAGTTTGCTATCTTAAGGAATCATCAAAAAGGGCCTCAGAGTGTCATGCGTGTTGTTTATATTGCACCCCTTGAAGCTCTGGCCAAGGAGCGATATCGTGACTGGGAGAAGAAGTTTGGAAAGGGTGGTCTTAAAATGCGGGTGGTTGAATTAACAGGGGAAACAGCTACCGATTTGAAACTCCTTGAGAAAGGTCAGATAATAATCAGTACCCCGGAGAAATGGGATGCTTTGTCCCGCCGCTGGAAACAAAGGAAACATGTTCAACAGGTTAGCCTTTTCATCGTTGATGAACTCCATTTGATTGGGGGTCGAGGTGGTCCCATCTTGGAGGTGATTGTTTCCAGGATGAGATACATTGCAAGTCAAGTAGAGGACAAGATTCGTATTGTGGCTCTGTCAACTTCACTTGCAAATGCAAAGGATCTTGGGGAATGGATAGGTGCTACCTCCCATGGCCTTTTCAATTTTCCTCCTGGTGTACGTCCTGTGCCATTGGAAATACACATTCAGGGAGTTGATATAGCTAATTTTGAAGCGAGGATGCAAGCTATGACGAAACCAACATACACCTCAATTGTTCAACATACCAAGAATGAGAAGCCTGCTCTTGTTTTCGTTCCGACAAGGAAGCATGTCCGACTCACTGCTGTGGATCTGATGACATACTCTGATGTGGACGGAGGAGCGAAGAAACCATTTTTATTGCAGACCCCTGAAGAAATCGAGccttttattgaaaaaattaacgAGGAAATGTTGAAAGCCACTTTACGTCATGGAGTAGGCTACTTGCATGAGGGCTTAACTAATTTGGATCAAGAGGTTGTGTCACAGCTGTTTGAGGCTGGGTGGATTCAGGTTTGTGTTATGAGCAGTTCTATGTGTTGGGGTTTGTCATTATCAGCCCACTTGGTGGTTGTGATGGGAACACAATATTATGATGGTCGGGAAAATTCTCACACTGATTACCCTGTTACTGATCTGTTGCAAATGATGGGTCATGCAAGTCGACCTTTATTAGATAATTCTGGGAAATGTGTCATTCTTTGCCATGCTCCTCGTAAAGAATACTACAAGAAGTTCTTATATGAAGCATTCCCAGTTGAAAGCCATTTGCACCACTTTCTACACGATAATTTGAATGCAGAAGTTGTTGCTGGAATTATTGAGAACAAGCAAAATGCTGTGGATTATCTTACATGGACATTTATGTACAGGAGGCTCACACAAAATCCCAACTATTACAATCTTCAGGGAGTTAGTCACAGACACCTTTCTGATCACTTGTCAGAGCTTGTAGAGAATACATTGAGTGATTTGGAAGCAAGCAAGTGTGTTTCTGTCGAGGATGATATGGACCTCTCTCCTTCGAATCTTGGCTTGATAGCATCATATTATTACATCAGTTACACTACTATAGAGCGTTTCAGTTCTTCTTTGACTTCCAAAACGAAGATGAAGGGTCTTCTGGAGATCCTTGCTTCAGCTTCAGAGTATGCACAACTTCCAATACGACCTGGGGAGGAAGAGGCAGTGCGAAGGTTGATTAATCACCAGAGGTTTTCATTTGAGAATCCCAAATGCACGGACCCGCATGTGAAAGCAAATGCACTTCTTCAGGCCCACTTTGCGAGGCAAACTGTGGGTGGGAACCTATCATCAGACCAGCGAGAAGTGCTTCTTTCTGCGACTAGATTGCTTCAGGCAATGGTTGATGTTATTTCGAGCAATGGGTGGCTGAGCCTTGCTCTTCTTGCGATGGAAGTCTGCCAAATGGTGACACAGGGCATGTGGGAGCGCGATTCTATGCTTCTACAGCTTCCACACTTCACAAAGGAGTTGGCCAAAAGATGTCAAGAAAACCCTGGCAAGAATATAGAGACCGTATTCGATTTGGTGGAGATGGAAGATGATGAGAGGCGTGAGCTACTGCAGATGTCGGATGAACAGTTGCTGGATATAGCGAGGTTTTGCAACCGTTTTCCCAACATCGATATGACTTATGAAGTGGTGGATAATGACAGGGTGAGGGCTGGGAGGGATATGATGCTGCAAGTCACTCTTGAGCGGGATCTCGAGGGAAGGACAGAGGTGGGACACGTTGATGCTCCCAGGTACCCAAAGGCCAAAGAAGAAGGGTGGTGGCTTGTTGTTGGTGATACCAAAACTAACCAGTTGCTTGCCATCAAGAGGGTTTCCCTGCAAAGGAAATCAAAGGTTAAGCTGGAATTTACCCCTGCAGAAGTTGGAAAGAAGACGTATACGCTCTATTTCATGTGCGATTCGTATCTGGGTTGTGACCAGGAGTACACATTCACTATCGATGTCAAAGCAGCAGGCCCCGGTGAAGACAGTGGGGAAGATTAA
- the LOC132189506 gene encoding splicing factor U2af small subunit A-like, translating to MAEHLASIFGTEKDRVNCPFYFKIGACRHGDRCSRLHNRPTISPTLLLSNMYQRPDMITPGVDAQGQPIDPRKIQEHFEDFYEDIFEELNKFGEIESLNVCDNLADHMIGNVYVQFKEEDQAAAALQALQGRFYSGRPIIADFSPVTDFREATCRQFEENNCNRGGYCNFMHVKLIGRELRRKLFGRYRGYRVSRSRSRSLSPRHRRDHRDYLDRDYRGNGKRSSRDRYERDGSSGRRRHGSPRRSGSRSRTPVPGREGSEERRARIELWNREKEERQ from the coding sequence ATGGCGGAGCACTTGGCATCGATCTTCGGCACCGAGAAGGACCGCGTCAACTGCCCGTTCTACTTCAAAATTGGCGCATGTCGCCACGGAGATCGGTGCTCTCGCCTCCACAACCGGCCCACGATCTCGCCGACGCTCCTCCTCTCCAACATGTACCAGCGGCCGGACATGATCACCCCCGGCGTGGACGCGCAGGGCCAGCCCATCGACCCGCGCAAGATCCAAGAGCACTTCGAGGACTTCTACGAGGACATCTTCGAGGAGCTTAACAAGTTCGGCGAGATCGAGAGCCTCAACGTCTGCGACAATCTCGCCGACCACATGATCGGTAACGTCTACGTTCAGTTCAAAGAGGAGGACCAGGCCGCCGCCGCCCTGCAGGCTTTGCAGGGCCGGTTCTACTCCGGCCGGCCGATTATCGCCGATTTCTCGCCGGTCACAGATTTTCGCGAGGCCACGTGCCGGCAGTTCGAGGAGAACAACTGCAACCGAGGTGGGTACTGCAATTTCATGCACGTGAAGCTGATTGGGAGGGAGCTGAGGAGGAAGCTCTTTGGGAGGTACCGTGGGTATAGGGTCAGCCGGAGCCGGAGCCGGAGTTTGAGCCCGAGGCATAGGCGAGATCATAGGGATTATTTGGACCGTGATTATCGTGGGAATGGGAAGCGATCGAGTAGGGACAGGTATGAGAGAGACGGTAGTAGTGGGAGGAGAAGGCACGGGAGTCCTAGGCGTAGCGGGAGCAGGAGCCGGACCCCCGTGCCAGGGAGGGAAGGGAGCGAGGAGCGGCGAGCGAGAATTGAGCTGTGGAACCGAGAGAAGGAGGAGAGGCAGTGA
- the LOC132189361 gene encoding calvin cycle protein CP12-3, chloroplastic, with protein MASIPTPGVISPPLGFRSVALFPMAVVRTHEKKKGGLSVKAMAVAKFKGTQRREKQLTEMIEKKVTEAKEVCEGDATSDECRVAWDEVEEVSQAKADLRLKMQKQDPLESFCEENPETDECRIYED; from the coding sequence ATGGCCTCAATACCAACCCCGGGCGTCATATCCCCACCGTTGGGTTTCAGATCCGTCGCTTTGTTTCCCATGGCAGTAGTGCGGACGCATGAGAAGAAGAAGGGAGGACTGTCGGTGAAAGCGATGGCAGTGGCGAAGTTCAAAGGAACGCAGAGGAGAGAGAAGCAACTGACGGAGATGATCGAGAAGAAGGTGACGGAAGCGAAGGAGGTGTGCGAGGGGGACGCGACCTCCGACGAGTGCAGGGTGGCTTGGGACGAGGTGGAAGAGGTGAGCCAGGCCAAAGCCGATCTCAGGCTCAAGATGCAGAAACAAGATCCTCTCGAGTCCTTTTGCGAGGAGAATCCTGAGACCGACGAGTGCCGAATATATGAAGACTGA
- the LOC132189360 gene encoding mitotic spindle checkpoint protein BUBR1: protein MEEETHTEVQSLDPETDFLLSNRKTGTEWELFKENVRPLKRGRKVEILNDSLKSHNDNRLKKSLLEHRRRLIEAIDEYKGDDPLQPWLECIKWVQEAFPPGGDHSGLVVIYEQCVRTFWHSDIYKDDLRYLKVWLEYAENCVDAETIYSFLDANEIGKSHAVYYISYALHIESKNKVKRADEIYNLGISRNAQPVEKLKDAYRKFFARSMRKPNATDEDSMEKCLPTRSFGTVLSRGDNRMHTTENSDLVKKNLKPNRSRPLAILNDNVVDVPLHHEPDTSKTHLNPWRALGSRAERIKENNPIPTKWTSYKVPQRRLGSTTGGATPSSCIEVFVDEDCEEMNETKVEGGKSSALQARHGDGRDLKKETELLRENPLRNFPLNSLPR, encoded by the exons ATGGAGGAGGAGACCCACACCGAGGTTCAGAGTTTGGATCCAGAGACGGATTTTCTGCTCTCCAATAGAAAGACTGGGACCGAGTGGGAGCTTTTCAAGGAGAACGTCAGGCCCTTGAAGCGGGGCAGAAAGGTTGAGATCCTGAACGATTCTCTCAAATCCCACAACGACAATCGGCTCAAGAAATCCCTTCTTGAGCACCGGAG GAGGTTGATTGAGGCGATCGATGAGTATAAAGGAGATGATCCTCTCCAGCCATGGCTCGA GTGTATTAAGTGGGTTCAGGAAGCATTCCCTCCTGGTGGAGACCACTCAGGGCTGGTTGTGATATATGAACAATGTGTCCGCACTTTTTGGCACTCAGACATCTATAAAGATGATCTACGCTACTTGAAAGTGTGGCTCGAATAT GCTGAAAATTGTGTTGATGCGGAAACCATATACAGTTTTCTAGATGCAAATGAAATTGGGAAGTCACATGCTGTATACTATATATCATACGCTTTGCACATTGAATCCAAGAATAAGGTGAAACGTGCTGACGAAATTTATAATCTTGGGATATCTAg gaATGCTCAACCAGTCGAAAAACTGAAGGATGCCTACAGGAAATTTTTTGCCCGCTCAATGAGGAAACCAAACGCAACAGAT GAAGATTCAATGGAGAAGTGTTTACCAACACGGAGTTTTGGAACTGTCCTCTCTAGGGGAGACAATC GAATGCATACTACTGAGAACTCTGATCTTGTCAAGAAAAATTTGAAGCCAAATAG GTCTCGTCCACTTGCTATTTTAAATGATAATGTTGTTGATGTCCCATTGCATCATGAGCCAGATACATCAAAGACACACTTGAACCCTTGGCGCGCTCTTGGAAGTCGAGCAGagagaattaaagaaaataatccAATCCCTACCAAGTGGACGTCATACAAG GTTCCCCAAAGAAGACTTGGTTCTACAACTGGAGGTGCAACTCCAAGTTCCTGTATTGAGGtgtttgttgatgaagactgtgAAGA AATGAATGAGACGAAAGTTGAGGGTGGTAAGTCTTCAGCTTTGCAAGCTAGGCATGGGGATGGCCGAGACCTTAAAAA GGAAACAGAGCTACTGAGGGAGAATCCTTTACGTAATTTCCCTCTAAACAGCCTTCCTAGATGA